CGTCATTCCGCCGGGGTTCGACGACGCGCGGTACTTCCCCGTCTCCACGGCAACGCGCCAGGCGCTCAAGCGCGAGCTGGGGGTCGAGGGTCCGCTGATCCTGGCGCTGGGCCGGGTGGCAGCGAACAAGGGCTACGACCTTCTGCTCCGCTCGCTGCCAACCGTGCTGTCGCGAGTGCCCGGCGCCCGGCTCCTGCTGGCCGTCGGCTCGACCGACCCGACGCCGGGCGAGGCGCGCCAGATCGAGGACCTGCGCCGGCTCGCCGGGGAACTCGGGATCGCCGACAGCGTGCTGTTCCGCGACTACATCCCCGACGAGCAGCTGGCCGATACCTACCGGTCGGCGGACGTCTTCGCCCTGAGCAGCCGGTACGAGCCGTTCGGCATGACGGCGGTCGAGGCGATGGCGTGTGGCACGCCCACGGTCATCACGACCGAGGGAGGACTCTGGGAGATGGTGGCCTGGGGGTTGGAGGCGCTCTACGCGAACCCGCTCGACCCGGAGGCGTTTGGGCATGCGGTGGCGACGGTGCTTCTCTATCCGCGGGTCGCGAGCCAGCTCTCACGGTTCGGCTCCCATCGGGCGAGGTCGTCGTTCACCTGGAATGGGATCGCGCAGGCGCTCGTCAATGTCCCGAACCTGGTCGAGCGCCACATCGAGGGAGCCGAGCCGGGGCGTCAGGGCGGTCCACAATCGCGGTTGCCGGACGCCGTCGAGGGCCACGGACAGGAGGTCGAATGGGTACCGGCCGCGTCCTCGTAGCGGACATCGACGGCACGCTGCTGGGCGACGTTGACGCGCTCGAGCGATTCGCCGCCTGGCACGCGGCGCACCGAGCCCGGTACCGGCTCGTCTACGCGACCGGCCGGCTGCACGGGTCGCTGCTCGAGCTCATCGCGGGGACCGCCTTGCCCGAGCCGGACGTGGCGATCACAGCGGTCGGGACCGAGATCCATGGCGGGAGCGGGCGCCCATGGCCAGGGTGGGCCGAGCAATTCGACGGCTGGTACGCCAATGCTGTCCGGCGCACGCTCCGCCAGTTCACGTGGCTCGAGCTCCAGCCGGAGGAGGCC
This sequence is a window from Chloroflexota bacterium. Protein-coding genes within it:
- a CDS encoding glycosyltransferase; protein product: MARRAARRILMISIHGYVSGQPELGRPDTGGQVVYVLKLSESLTRLGYRVDIMTRGFEDQPAIESLGKRLRIVRIPCGGPQLIRKEWMCDVIPEWVANAERFIRAKGLSYAFIDSHYWDGGLGGDGLASRLGIAHVHTPHSIGSWKRDNMTGDAGELDRQYNFTRRIRDERAIYDDADALVATTPQQRKILVSGEYDVPADKIAVIPPGFDDARYFPVSTATRQALKRELGVEGPLILALGRVAANKGYDLLLRSLPTVLSRVPGARLLLAVGSTDPTPGEARQIEDLRRLAGELGIADSVLFRDYIPDEQLADTYRSADVFALSSRYEPFGMTAVEAMACGTPTVITTEGGLWEMVAWGLEALYANPLDPEAFGHAVATVLLYPRVASQLSRFGSHRARSSFTWNGIAQALVNVPNLVERHIEGAEPGRQGGPQSRLPDAVEGHGQEVEWVPAASS